In a single window of the Brachionichthys hirsutus isolate HB-005 chromosome 18, CSIRO-AGI_Bhir_v1, whole genome shotgun sequence genome:
- the mgst3b gene encoding microsomal glutathione S-transferase 3b: MDVLTVLPPNFGYAIFVYLYSWIMLMYLAVNVGSARNKYDVKYPAMYSDKDQVFNCIQRAHQNTLEVYPQWMLFQTIAALVYPLSAAVLGAIWVTSRFSYAWGYYTGNPAKRMNGAYGYIGYFGVIILSISVALQLLGVF, translated from the exons ATGGACGTTTTGACCGTGTTGCCGCCCAACTTTGGCTACGCCATATTCGTTTACCTCTACAGCTGGATCATGCTCATGTATTTAGCTGTTAACGTCGGGTCTGCCAGGAATAAGTATGACGTCAAG TATCCCGCCATGTACAGTGACAAAGATCAGGTATTCAACTGCATCCAGAGAGCGCATCAGAACACGCTGGAGGTTTACCCGCAATGGATGCTTTTCCAGACCATTGCAGCCCTCGTCTACCCG CTCTCTGCGGCTGTGCTCGGGGCGATTTGGGTGACCAGCAGGTTTTCCTATGCCTGGGGTTACTATACCGGAA ACCCAGCCAAGAGGATGAATGGTGCCTATGGCTACATTGGATACTTCGGCGTCATCATCCTCTCCATATCTGTTGCCTTGCAGTTGCTTGGAGTCTTCTAA